One segment of Rosa chinensis cultivar Old Blush chromosome 6, RchiOBHm-V2, whole genome shotgun sequence DNA contains the following:
- the LOC121049978 gene encoding F-box/FBD/LRR-repeat protein At1g13780-like, which produces MNSSEQDKAKEDHNENVMANSTLLPHLPDLIMHQIILRLPTKPAIRMSCLSKQWEGVWSALRILDFDERNQPHDDNDDDNNYKHVKFLNILARYLEFRQKDNQQPPLDKFRLSMRYLDADEDAIIGKLLSNSFERNVKDLDISLRSKHQEVETYYCLPRTAIINAKSVTILNLEHLRIKDIDSVGPEPMFPSLKT; this is translated from the coding sequence ATGAATAGCTCAGAGCAAGACAAAGCCAAGGAAGATCATAACGAAAATGTCATGGCTAATAGCACTTTACTGCCTCACTTACCTGACCTTATTATGCACCAAATCATCTTACGACTTCCTACCAAACCTGCCATTCGCATGAGTTGTCTTTCCAAGCAATGGGAAGGTGTATGGTCTGCGCTCCGCATATTAGATTTTGACGAGCGCAATCAGCCACATGATGATAATGATGACGACAACAACTACAAACATGTAAAGTTCCTCAACATCTTGGCAAGGTATTTGGAATTCCGTCAGAAGGACAACCAGCAACCTCCCTTGGATAAATTCAGGCTTTCGATGAGATATCTAGATGCAGATGAAGATGCTATCATAGGAAAGTTATTGAGTAATTCATTTGAGAGAAATGTCAAGGACTTAGATATCAGCCTTAGAAGTAAACATCAGGAGGTTGAAACCTACTATTGCTTACCCCGGACGGCCATTATTAATGCAAAATCTGTGACTATTCTAAATTTGGAGCACCTGAGGATAAAGGACATTGACAGTGTTGGACCTGAGCCTATGTTTCCCTCTTTGAAAACTTAG
- the LOC112174298 gene encoding uncharacterized protein LOC112174298 — protein MNLESFTCVSKLSLFLGMVLNKSFKLSYVKIRAQHLKYLGVFGCHDTLKARINTPSLGHFDFQGYIKSRVCLSAPHLLMARIIIEDKQFSTFNGPWKHFSTLRDFLESFGCSKNITLSICDFKALIFPENFRRAFYPPLLGLKNLVLLTANFPSVEIESSSLKESLAWMSSSAVELIPISVL, from the exons ATGAATCTTGAATCTTTCACATGTGTTTCAAAACTTTCTCTGTTTCTGGGTATGGTGTTGAACAAATCTTTTAAGCTGAGTTATGTCAAAATCCGTGCTCAACACTTGAAATACTTGGGTGTATTTGGATGCCATGATACTTTGAAGGCCAGAATCAATACTCCAAGTCTGGGTCATTTTGATTTTCAGGGCTATATAAAGTCTAGAGTTTGTTTGTCAGCTCCACATTTACTAATGGCCCGCATCATAATCGAGGACAAACAGTTTTCCACCTTCAACGGGCCATGGAAACATTTTTCTACTTTGAGAGACTTTCTCGAATCATTTGGTTGCTCCAAAAATATAACCCTCTCTATTTGTGATTTCAAG GCTCTCATCTTTCCAGAAAATTTCCGAAGGGCCTTCTATCCACCATTGCTTGGTCTCAAAAATCTTGTGCTCTTAACGGCGAATTTTCCATCAGTGGAGATAGAGAGTTCTAGTTTGAAGGAATCTTTGGCTTGGATGTCCAGTTCTGCAGTGGAATTAATACCCATCTCAGTTCTATAA